Proteins encoded by one window of Cydia fagiglandana chromosome Z, ilCydFagi1.1, whole genome shotgun sequence:
- the LOC134679414 gene encoding uncharacterized protein LOC134679414, protein MVFKRVWDCSCPLLWDKWEAEGVVWTIEDLPPEDDERAVQLLIEQFCPDERLISTLGIHEDPDALQKMGDFWRDCLSQRMSLACYKTVDNNRSLAAFNVCVVKCVDDKDTKTENIEKSKFDDLLKTLTYLDRKYDAFKDLGVDKFLYGLGLLVTRENRGHKLGAKVLAARLPMCLKFGLTATSTLFTGNASQKLAAQCGFRTDLEVTLGELAENGLPYPKGDERCIKIMSKKYF, encoded by the exons ATGGTATTCAAAAGAGTATGGGACTGTAGCTGTCCTCTCTTGTGGGATAAATGGGAAGCCGAAGGAGTCGTATGGACTATTGAAGACCTTCCACCAGAAGATGACGAACGTGCTGTTCAGCTCTTGATAGAACAATTTTGCCCGGATGAGAGATTGATCTCTACCCTCG GAATACACGAAGATCCAGATGCTTTACAGAAGATGGGTGATTTTTGGCGAGATTGTTTGTCGCAACGCATGAGCCTGGCTTGCTACAAAACGGTTGATAACAACAGGTCGTTGGCGGCGTTTAATGTTTGCGTTGTCAAATGCGTCGACGATAAAGACACAAAAACTGAAAAT ATAGAAAAGAGTAAGTTTGATGATCTCCTTAAAACACTAACATATCTAGATAGAAAATACGACGCTTTTAAGGATTTGGGAGTCGACAAGTTCTTGTATGGCCTCGGCTTGCTCGTAACAAGGGAGAACAGAGGGCACAAACTGGGCGCTAAGGTACTGGCTGCAAG ATTACCAATGTGTCTAAAATTTGGATTGACAGCCACGTCAACATTGTTTACTGGCAACGCATCGCAGAAGTTGGCAGCACAGTGTGGCTTTAGAACAGACTTAGAAGTTACGCTCGGCGAACTCGCAGAAAATGGTTTACCGTATCCCAAAGGCGACGAGAGgtgtattaaaataatgtctaaaaaatatttctaa